The genomic window TTGTTGTTGCAGATGGAGTCAAACAGCTTCATGCTCTCGTGCATCCGGTTCTGGGTGGGACAGACACAAATGTGGAGATAAAGAGATTATTTGAGAGCACAACTAGGGCACATAAAGGAAATGAGTTCACCGAAACCTCGACCTCCCTCCCCATTTGAAATCATCCTGGGAATGGGCTTTACtctaaagtcatttttaaaccGAAGGAGTATAAGCGTAGCTTTCGGGCGGCGATCTCACCATCTCCTCATCCTCAGCCAGGACCAGGTCGTAAGCGCTCATGGCTACACAGAAGATGATGGCTGTGACTCCCTCAAAGCAGTGGATCCACTTCTTCCTTTCTGACCGCTGGCCGCCAACATCAAACATCCTGCAGggaaacgcacacacacacacacacacacagtgtaaacaTGCTGTTTGTGAGAGAGTGCGGATGGGCTTGAGCGCAGgagaaaacaacagtttttcaaACTGACAGAGCAGCCAAGCAGCTTCATGGTCTCCCTCCGgagacatgtgtgtgtgtttgctctctctctctctctcgctctctatCCTGTGAATACATCTCTGCATTTTCCTCTCTTCAGGGCAGGGTGTTCGCTGCACAGGCCTTGTCATTTTTCCTGGCATTTGTTGGCACTTTATGTACAGTGCAGTTGCTGTGGTAACAGGCAGCCATAAGACAGGTTGCGGAGtggcagcagcaggtttttCACTAAGATCCTATATGACTTATTCATGAAGGTGGAGGGTACCTAGATGGATGAGAGAGGATGCTCGTCTGAACGGTGCCATCTAATATTAAGAAGAAGTTTTTCAGCCGGCAGCTTAAAGGTAGAGTGCGGAAAACGCCAAGTGTAACTGTTTGTAGTATCTCACAGTGACATGCTTTTTTCATTACAGTAGAACTTTGACTCTCACAGACAGTCAGCTTTGGGCTGAGTAAGCACAGCTCATTATAACAGTGACATACTTTAGACTGTTTACCTCACCAGCGCGCTCATTTCCAGCACTGCTTACACAAGCTAAATATATCACAGCAATTCAGCACTGAGGAGACTGCTCTAGGTAAACATACACTGGTTGGATTTGGTTTATGCCTTCCACgaagaaataaaatacatcaagaCATAAATATGAGACTTGAATatcacatacagacacatttccACTCCTTCAATAATGTAGCTAAAGCGAAGCCCTGACTAAAAGCGTTCTTTGATCTTTGATATTTTACAATTTCCTCTGTTGTTTCTAAAGCCTTAGTGGTGACTAATGTCTCCATCAGATATgtgttaggtgtgtgtgtgtagtgaccTAAATCTTCAGATTTCATTATCTGAGGAATATGTCATTACGAGTACACatgaaacaatgacaaaaaaaattaaactgtcATACATGCATATTATGTATCACTTTCCTAATAATTCCCATTACTCATATGTGAAATTCTGATAACAATCCAGCTACTAAAAATCCCACACATATGTGTCCTTGTCTGTGAGGGCGTACACACATTTATGGTTTGCAGTTTACTGAAAGTAGTCAATAGCAATAAGTATGAggttccctttaaaaaaaaggtattcaGTGGGAAAAGCTGTTTGGAATACAGACATCTTAAGCTTAATTGCTGAAACAACACAGCAACTTCACAACGGCTCCACAAATcggaaaacaaatgttttccttACTGCGAACTTTGACTTTTTGACTTTCCAAAAAGGGGAAACACCCAAATACCGCACTGGCAAACAGTTTTAGTACACATAAATGTATGACTCATAAGCCCAGATAGATTCATTTTCCTCGGTTGCTTAGGCACAATCCTCAAAAGACAATCATTATTGTCAAAACATAGCGAAATACTCTGCATCAAAGGCTCATTTTCTCACAAGATATGcatttttgatttctttcaCATATAGTTGAACTTTTTGAGTGctattatcttcaaataacgCAGTGATGCTTTGAGTAAGCCTGGGAGATTAAAATGGGTTTGACTGCTTTTCAAATGACTTGTATTACTCTCAGATGCATTTATTGTGTAAATCTTTGAGTGCAAAACATTCCCGGCAACCGTTGTGTTGATAAATTTCAGGTGGTGTGAGTAAGCCTAATCAAATAATTGCCGTCACCTGCTGAGCCGAGTCCGACAGGTCCTGATGGCATCTAATCCTCTCTGATCAATTTAACTACTAGATGAAGGTCTAAACTATAGTCTCAGTCATTAAATATATGGCCAACAGTTTTAATTCGGAACACTGTTTCCCAAGATGAGCTTGAGCACTTGATCAAAACTCGAAAAAGGAGAGTCTTACTTGAAATGCAGGTCTTTGAAGGTGAAATGTGTTTCCACAATGCCGGTGGTCTTGACTCGAGTTCGCAGCACGTCTTGCTGTGTGGGGATGTAGTCTGGCTTCGCTATCCTCTCCAAGTCATTCAGGTAGCTGAGGGGAGcacaaaaacagattaaatataTATCAAATTAAGAGTGTTGTTCTCTAACctcgcagagagagagaatcttAAGGTGTTATGTTAAAGGTGTGGGCCTGAGGAAAGGTTCTTTGAGGTTAAACGTCTCATCTGTTCCCTCACACAGACACGAGAAAAACAGAAGTGCCTCATGCTGGCCCTCTAACAGCGCTGGCAGCACAGTGTCGTCTTAACACAGTCGGGTTCAAATTTACAGTCACATTACATGAGGAGTTGATGTGTGGgcacagaacaaaacaaagctgcTTCTTTACCTCTGCTGATTCCATAAGAGTTCACATTGGAGTGTGAAATATCTGCAGTTTCCTCTTagttaaaatttaaattgtCTCCCGTTCACacaagcattttcattttcttcacagttgtaaaaaactggattttcagggcaagtaaaatgaataaaaataatatcttCAGGAAATCTTACAAATTATAGCCAAAGCTTCCCCTTAAACACAGTTTGGTCAGCAGAAACAGGTAAAGTATGGTAAAGAATAGGTCTAGTAGCTGTAATATTTTCTGAATAAATCTTCTCTACCCTGCAAAGGGACACCAAGCCTTTAGTCTTTTCAGACATGCAGAAAACAACCTTCATTTAACCACTGATAAGATAGCCAAGGCCCTGCCCCCAATTCAGTTGTAATATATTATCGTCAGATTCCTCCTAATATTGTCTTAGGAAGTATCTGGATAGTTTTGATGcacttaatttaatttgatctGTGAAATTTTGCTTTCTTTGTCAATACTGACTCCATATTTTGGATTGTTTTCAATCTATtcagaaatctgtttttgtgtgtgtttgcaggcatGCGTGCAAACATGGCCAAATAAAGCATGCTGGGAAAGCCTGATAAAAGCATTAAACAGACCACAATCAACTTTTACAAGTATAATGTTACCATGAGAGACACACAAGGCTAGAGGccaaacatattttctgtccattttttCAGCAGTTTTCAACTGCGTAAAAAGACTGTTGTTTAACAAAGTGTTTGTGCTGATGTAATCCAATACAAGCCGCAGCCCAGGTGTAGATATTAGAGCCTTCGCACCACTACTTCATGCCACGTGTCTGTCAGTTTAATCATAATCCTGCTCCCCGCAGAGGTTCAGCTGCTTTTGTAGTCCACACATCACATATTGTAACGCTGTTTGATTTGGCCACTGGGTTCATAAGCCTTGAAGATTAATTGAATATGGTTGGCTTACATTGTAATCAGAAAGGTTACTACATAGTAGAGCCTGACCAATAAATAGTTTGGGCtgatatatcagctgatatcaGCTCATTGCAGGTATACTGGTATTTATGTCAGCCCATAAATGACAGGAAATTGAAGTGCAGAGATGccaaagatactgtatgttttgcaACAGTGTCACTATTCTATGGTTTGTCCACCAGAGTaatgacaagtttatttttcacctGTAAAATGTCCTGTCCTGTATACTTCTTGGTCACAACTATTACAAAGTTATTGTTATTGATTGATATAAcattatcagatttttaaaattctcaaaTATCATTATCAGTATCAGCCTTAAAAAACCTGTACAGGTCAGGTTATATTACATATTGTGACAGAGACTCATCAATGGCCAAATAATGGACATTTCAAAGTTTTACAAGATATGTTAAAATCAACCCATCACAGCATAATCACATGTATTTTAGTCCACTGGTGGACAAAGTCCTAGTGAGGAAAAACGGTAAATTTCGACTGTTCAAAGCTGGTAAATATCGCAACACACAGAACAATTACGTGCAAGGAGAGACCATTTCATATAAACACAGATGTGTGAAAACGTTATCCTTGCTTCCTCAAATAATGGCAGATGGATTTATTATTTGAGTGTGTAGTTCATGTCCCCACGTCTATCAAATCGGTGTGAGAGAAGAGAGGTCTCtgtcttttccttcctttctcttgCTCTCAGCAGGTGCTCAAACATGGATTACAATGCCAGACTCATTTAGTCCTCTCTTACAGTAACTCACTCTCTCAGCACTCTACAAAGTCTACATGAAACATTGTACACTGTCCACTCTCCCAGCATCTAACTGTGAGGCCATGTTAGCAGTATGCTCCCAGGTCAGGGTTGCCAGGTCTGTGTGACAAAACTGGAACAATGGCCAATCAAAACCAGCACAAAAACCTGCGTAATACCAGAACTCAAGATATGCTTCTGTCAAACCATATACACTGCTTTTAAAATCCAACTGCACTGCTATCATTGCCAAATGTATTGTAATATCTACAAAGTGACACCATAAATGCCAGCATTAAAAGCAGTTTTCTCTAAACAGTTCTTTCACCTAGGTCCTAAAATGGCGTTGTGTAAttagatacagtatattatcataaataaaacttttttgtaGTCTCAGGGATCCTGCCTGATGAGATTTAGTTATTCCATAACTGTCTATACAGAGTTGGGATCGAGAGGTGGGTGCTGGGCAGCAGAGAGGATTACaacactttgtgtgtgtgtgtgtgtgtgtgtgtgtgtgtgtgtaggtgggtggcgtgttggtgtgtgtgtacatgctgaTCTGGAGACCGCTTGGTAGGGTTTGggtataaataaattatttcatataaaatatgGATTTTTGTTTATAGATATTATTCATGCAATTTGCATGCAAAATAGGTCTGTCCAACCAGCAGACAGAAAACTCAACCCGCATCAAAAAACCACAGGAAAACCACAGACCTGGTAACCCTGTTCCAGGTCCCCTCTGCtttaaaggccccatgaaacAGAAGTTAAGAgtgtctttagcttctgtactaTGACTTATTTCCCGGTGAAATGGAATATTTGAGTTGTGTACAGctacaagagggatttaaaatcaaatcctttgcatttgattggacTGCTAAAAAGTGGGTAGGGCTTTAGTTAGAGTTAAGCGTGATAtgaagctgcagagagaaacggagctacagaggactgttggctccacacacacccaaacctgttgttagatcaggaggaggatgagggagagatgaataaataatacctcagccacattgttttggaaatggAAACAACGTTTTTGcccactgatatccaaacacacatctcttcctaTCTCTCTCAATATTGCTCTGTTAGCTACTACAACCCACAAACCGTGAAGTGCGATTTTATATGACTGGTGTGGCTAGCTACTTGccaaaagtcacattttattgGATGAACTATTGTAAACGCCCCTGAATGCAgaatgagtcatcaaacatttgaaactgttttacaagaggagaaaagacagggaTGTCGATGTAAAAATAgtctgatactgattttttgacatatatttggcatgtaagaagagataaatgaacaattaacacagggacatgggattaaaactgggaaaatgtatttttcatttcatgagCCTTTAACAAGAGCAGTGGAGCAGACATGGGGAAGTTATGATTATACTGGccaacacaaacagaacaatATCTCTCCCACTGGAAGCTGAATACTGCCTTGACTACAAAGCAATCATTTGTGAAACACTTAATGCTCCCCTGACAGTTTACAGCACATTCTGGAGGTGTCATAGTATTGTAAAAGGCCTTATGTGTATTAAACAGAAATAGGTGCAGTAATCCCTGCTGTAGCTCAAAGGCAGCTGGTGGGTAACGAGGCTGAggctctgttttctcttttcagagCAGCGATGCGTCCCCAAGGATCAGAGTGATAACCACCTCTCACCTCTTACCAGCAGCCTCTAACAATTACCTTATGCTCTCCCTGTCATTACACTGTTACATTATAACAATGTGGCCAAAACACGGAGCACTCAGACATGAGGGTCACTGAGGTAATTAAGACCTGGGGAGAGAGGCTGAGGTTGGCTGTGTTGTTGCAGATTAGCGACGCGACCGGTCGTAAAAGTGAAAGCCGCTGGTTAAACAAAACAGTAATATCTTCTCTATTCATAACTGTAGCTACTCTCTGTAGGGGCATTCTCTATGGCTACTGCTTTGACATGTAATATGATGacattattaatatataatatgagaaaaacaaaactgggaACCGAAAAACAATACCGAAAAACTATTGAACCATTTGGGCAAAGCTAATATGATGTTGGTGAGATAGAAAtagaggaaaaaatgtaaagtaaCTGACAAAACTGGATATTTGGGCAGCATGGGCAACCTATCATTTTAGAGCTAGCTGTAggaatattatataatattatagtaAGCTATAGTATATAGCTATATtaagtatatttactgtaatttactaTTCTGATAATTTTGTGGTAAATCAATGCAATACTACAAATTTTGCTAAATGCCTACTGGCTTTGTAGGATTTTGATGTAAAACGCATCACCttttacttttaacatgaaGTAAGAGTGCAATAAATTCACCCTTTACATTCACACtggttggattttttttttcatccacaaCAGGGGAGACGTGTAACAACGTCACTCAACTATACACCTCCAGTAAGCAGGAAAAtctgttattatattataatattttggCGTACAACTGTCCTTGTTGGACTGTTCTaagtatttatgtatgtatttcgCTTCAAGTGACACTTCCAATCTACAGAGCTGCCAATCTTCCAATTATCCATTATTTTGTCATCATCTATCTGTTATGTGattatcagtgtgtttttttatttctatttttaatgttatcatCTTTCAACACATTACACTACATATTATCCTCTCTGCACCATATTGAACACCACAAACATGCTGTTAAAGGTGATGTGTCTTTGTATATTGACATTTTGTGGAATTACTGAGTAATgtggtttctgtttgtctggTGAATGAATATTATTTTGTAAGACAATGATCCACAAAATAACTTTGATCTTAATTTAAGTTATTATGCCACTCACTAGGCTGCAGAGTCATTGAGCTGGTACTCTCGGGCCCGTGTGAAACAGCTCTGGACGCCGCCGTCGGCCCACAGCCGTTGGATGACATTGGACAGGTCCTCTGGCAGGATGCCctgctcctctgctgctgctgacagggcAAACAGCTGGCGGGCATCATCCTGACAAGTAAAACACAAACCATCAGATAGGTCTCTTGAAATTATGAAAAggtaaaacatttattaactcacattatttttctttacaaGGCAAAGCttataataaaaatgacactGCAGGATTTAGTTTATGATTTAGAAGGATTTGACAGTTCAGAATAATCACAGCCAATCAATTAGATCTGTatgatttttaattaattgcaaaatttcaGATTgtaacattgttttgtttgttgtatgttCTTGTATATTGTACATGTATTGCATAAATGAGCCCTCATAGCAAATTGTGACTCAGGCTTTTTTTGATCATGTAACCAGCagtaacaagaaaaacaaagcaaaaaacagagcagagattCATTCGGCTGGTAATATTCTACGTTAACCTGTCTGGCCAACATGAATCAGAGAGCTAGCTTGCCAACATACAAACTGTAGATTGCTGTTGTTGCATGTATCCATTGTGTGCTTGTGATAATTggtgcttttaaaaaaaaacagctgtctcAATCTGCTTTAGTTCGAAATTGCAGTGAAAAGGTACAACCACTGTGAAATAGTTAGTTCTACgaggaaaagagaaacagcaTTTTTCTTTCCATGTCAGGTAATTTGAAGTTCCTGCATCCCTATGGACTCTATACCGGTCTGATTTGACAAGGTTTACAGTCAGGAGATGTAAAATCTGATTGATTTACttgtctgtttctttgtctttctcttatGTCTTTTTAACAAAAGAGTGTTCCATTGGCTCAAGCCAATGTCTCACTGGCCCTGGGCTGTCACAGTTATCTACCATCAAAATGCACTGTAATGACTCCATCTATTAAGATGCAGCAACCTGGAAAAATAGATGCATCAAATGGCAGACAAGTCAATTAAACAGAGAACATTATACAACAAAGACACTGGGGACGGAAATCGACTTACATTAATATTTGAAGCATTTACTTTTCATGTCCCCTGCATATACACACAACCTTTCCATTCACTGTTTTAACTATCTGAGCTATGGCTTAACCAGTTGACTGACAGCCACCAAGTCGATGGGCTATTTAAGAGAATAATATTGCTAGCAATGGTGAGGATTATGTGTAAACAATCAAAGGAAGGGTTTGTGGTTGAGAAAGGCATCTTCTACAGCTTACATCACCCTGATCGCAACATCCTCACTCCTTGTGGTGGACAATGAACAAGGGGTCATATAAACAATTGATGTTAGCTATTGAGTGCAGACTTCTATGTATTAGTTCATCATTGTCCAGTCCTCCACTCCATCTCAGCTGTAGGTCACAGTAAGTTAGCTGCCTTTTACTGTTTACCACATGCTAGCAATTAAATCCTGTGAGAGAATGCAAAATATGTGTCTGATGCCTTCACTCTCCTTGAACAATCCACAGAACAGGCCTTCAGTCCAGctcaatatataataatatgtaattCAAGCACATCAACATCTAAAACTGTTATATCATGTAGTCATAAAATCTGAAGTGTTTGAAATGGATCACAGAAGAAATTATACATTTCTGATGGAAATCCAACATGACATTTCTTGCCAAGTGAACAGCATTGGTATTCACAGTATTGGATACTATTTGGTTACCAATAGTTTGCACTCTTTGTCATGCTTGGCCAACAATGATGGCAGCTTGTTCCTCATGTATAAATCCAGAGATAAGACAAACAAGCTAAGTTGCGTGCTGTCATTGGAACAACGCTGAATGTTGACTGTATTGCTTCTCGCTGCGTGAAGaactttgactttttaattGAAATCTGTGAAATGTGCCAGGATACTCAAATCTCTTTGCAATATAAGGGTTTTCCCTGCCTATCTAACTCAAAGGCTTTGTATTACTGGCCGCTGCCACCTTTGTTGAAAATTCTGGCATGTGATGTTGAGGGAACAAAAAAAGCGGAACTCAAGTGCGAGGACAGTGCAGCCCCCGGACAGTCTACAGCGCATGCGCTAGAGTGATCTATCTCAGTAACAAACAAGACCTGCAGACCAACACACACcgcagcattaaacaacttaaaccaactctgaggtgaagaaagtaactcagtgctcagtctgtttcacctcaaaaacctagagactatgtttatttatgttatttacctaatttatgtgcactcgtttcatttcagctagtgtgagagtctctactgtgtttttctgtcatttatggtcacgctactctcctctgctctctgtttgtCACCACGGGCGGGGCTCAGCCCTccgtgtgtgtgctgcacacagcgcagcagaggagagacagtgaaccaggtgaagtgctcgagttgacgacaactacacTCATTAACTCACTCAGTAACTGCAATAAAAGCTTTACAAGTAAAAAGCCGAGAAtagttatttattaatgtaatccacacaaaagatggacagactccaaatgaatgaaaaatatcGCTGTAAAGAGAGTGATTTGCGACACAACGAAATAAACAACAGAgcataatataaaacaatatacgGTTTTCTATCATCACACAATATATGTTGTCATATTGCACAACCCTAGTTacaaaaatacatgtcatagtCTTTAATGTAGAATACAAGGTTTAGTAGCATGTTACCAACCATATAAATTCATCAATTATACATGACATGCTGCTGCTCTATTACTTATTCCAATTTAGCTAAATTATGAGTGATCAGGTAGTACAGATTTCCCTCTGTAACATTTATACACTCTTAGACACGAGGATTAATAACAAAAGATGTTTACAGGATGAGTCCAACTCTGTGGTGCCACGTTGAATTGGTGGAGTGTGTAAAAGGCATCACAGCACAGCTATCTTCTTTTCTCCACTTTTCATCAAGTCAAAATCTATTTAAATGTACTTTGATGAAGGACAGACTGCTTCATTCTCAATAACTTAGAAATATCAAATTATCTGTGAGAATTGAATATATGAATCACATTTGTGAGAAGTCGGCTCAATGGAAAAATGAATGCTATTTTCTCTTCTCGTGAGTAATGCCTGAATTttatttgattctgattttATCATCTCCTGGGGTGGTGCCTTGTTGAAAGGCAGTTCTTTAGTGTTTCTtttaacagcacacacacaaggacaaaaCATACGTGGCTCTGCAGGAGTCCATCTTAAGCATCTGCTACCCAGAGTGGGTTTCCTAGTAGAAACTGTCACATTTCACTCGAGAGAAATTCTTGAGCTGCATAATTTCTGCTGCCTAAAATCCTCAAGGCTAGATATGGGAGGTTAAGATAGCAGTAGAGTGGAGGTTAGGGTGGTGATTAGTAAATCATTATATCACTGAACAGAGTACAGCAGCTATATTACACTATACTTAAGCAGGTTCCCTGAAGGTTTGTCACTGCTTTTAACAGTTTTCTCTTATTAAACAACAGGTTAGTTTTAAATATTATGGCACTTAAAGCCATGTCTGTATTTAAAGGTTTCTgtaatatatgtttatttatacacaagacataaaaacaggaaTTATTTAGGATAATTGAAGATGCTCTGTAGCTGGCATGtctttcagttttcagtgtctGCAACTGTTTTGTATTCCCAACatcatttcatgtatttcttGCTTCTGCAGAGAGCGGCATTAAAGCAGTTATTAATGTCAGTGTCGACTTTTTTGTTGGAGACCTACCGCTCTAGCAGCTTCCTCGTAGTCGATCTTGAGGTTGGCCATGGCTTTGATAATGGCCATGATGGACTGGATTGTGTTGCTGTAGACAACTGCTCTGTACTGCTTGCACTCATCCTCTGAGTATCCATCCTCATGGATAATCCTGAAAACGGAGACCACAGGGGGGGAAGGGAAAAGAGTGTAATTTATGCTAAAATCAAAACATGACAAGAAAACATTATTGCTGCATAAAATGCTGGTGAATATTGTGTTAGTCACCTGAAATTCAGAAGCTACAACTAATATGTGTTTTGCTTGGTTGCTAATGCAATGTAACGATTACTTTTATCATTGTGAAAACTGTGTTGTCCATTATTTGTTACAATAAACCTGATGTATTTAATTGACATTTCATCGGATTGAAAAAGAATCATCTagttttgaatgtgtgtgatcACAAATCACAACACTGCTGGACAGAGGATATGATAGAATTCAGGCGTTTTTGTATCTCTCAGCTAGAGGACactaaaacaaatatttacttGCTTTTGGAGAAGGGGAGGAAGACCGAAAGAAAGAGGCATGTGGTGGAGAAAGCACAAGGCTGAGAAAGCAACTGCTGGGCTGAGAACCAAACAGAATCATCTCCCCTGGCCCGTCAGAAGCCAGAGACCATAGCCACACAGCTAGGATGCTCATTGGTTGTGTGATGTGCTAAATAAGACCTCATTAAAATGCAAGTGAGCC from Thunnus maccoyii chromosome 3, fThuMac1.1, whole genome shotgun sequence includes these protein-coding regions:
- the LOC121894035 gene encoding guanine nucleotide-binding protein G(i) subunit alpha-2-like → MGCTVSQEDKAAAERSKMIDKNLREDGEKAAREVKLLLLGAGESGKSTIVKQMKIIHEDGYSEDECKQYRAVVYSNTIQSIMAIIKAMANLKIDYEEAARADDARQLFALSAAAEEQGILPEDLSNVIQRLWADGGVQSCFTRAREYQLNDSAAYYLNDLERIAKPDYIPTQQDVLRTRVKTTGIVETHFTFKDLHFKMFDVGGQRSERKKWIHCFEGVTAIIFCVAMSAYDLVLAEDEEMNRMHESMKLFDSICNNKWFTETSIILFLNKKDLFEEKIAHSPLTICFPEYTGPNKYEEAQAYIQTKFEDLNKKKDTKEIYTHFTCATDTKNVQFVFDAVTDVIIKNNLKDCGLF